From a single Syntrophorhabdales bacterium genomic region:
- the dxr gene encoding 1-deoxy-D-xylulose-5-phosphate reductoisomerase translates to MKKRIVVLGSTGSIGRATLEVIEKHQDRMEVYGLACKENAELFAAQLAKWKPRYACVFDPERAREVSFGDAEELSGLAGMKEMVRTDADIIVNALPGSIGLEPTLEALKNGKTLALANKESLVMAGRLIANLASEAPARLIPVDSEHSALHQLLNCSNGAEVETLIITASGGPFRKATKEELRKVRPDDAMKHPTWKMGKKITLDSATLTNKGLEVIEAHWLFGLEHHRIKVMIHPESIVHGMVEMRDGSIFAYLAHPDMRIPISYALNEESRTELSFGKVKLATLRKLTFAVPDVERFPALKLAYEALDAGDSACIVFNGANEVAATAFMEGRIGFTDISRLIDEALTHHTRIPIIKDEHTIWEVHRWALHYVMERLRRSSD, encoded by the coding sequence ATGAAAAAGCGGATCGTAGTACTGGGCTCAACAGGCTCCATAGGAAGAGCAACGCTTGAAGTCATAGAGAAGCATCAGGACCGTATGGAGGTCTACGGACTTGCCTGCAAAGAGAATGCTGAGCTGTTCGCCGCTCAACTCGCAAAGTGGAAGCCCAGGTACGCCTGTGTATTTGATCCTGAACGGGCGCGCGAGGTTTCCTTTGGCGACGCCGAAGAGCTCAGCGGTCTGGCCGGCATGAAAGAAATGGTGCGGACCGACGCCGACATCATTGTAAACGCCCTGCCGGGAAGCATTGGATTGGAGCCGACGCTGGAAGCACTTAAGAACGGAAAGACCTTGGCGCTGGCGAATAAAGAGAGTCTTGTTATGGCAGGCAGGCTGATCGCGAATCTGGCCAGTGAGGCGCCTGCCAGGCTGATCCCCGTGGACAGCGAACATTCCGCACTTCACCAGCTTCTGAACTGCAGCAATGGTGCGGAGGTTGAGACTCTTATCATTACCGCGTCGGGTGGTCCTTTCAGGAAAGCCACGAAGGAAGAACTGCGAAAGGTTCGGCCGGATGACGCAATGAAACATCCTACCTGGAAGATGGGCAAAAAGATCACCCTTGATTCAGCCACCCTCACCAATAAGGGTCTTGAAGTAATAGAGGCTCATTGGCTCTTTGGCCTGGAGCATCATCGGATAAAGGTGATGATACATCCGGAAAGCATCGTACACGGCATGGTGGAGATGCGAGACGGCTCGATATTTGCATATCTTGCACATCCGGACATGAGGATTCCTATTTCGTATGCGCTCAATGAAGAGTCGAGAACGGAACTCTCATTCGGCAAAGTGAAGCTGGCCACGCTTCGCAAGCTCACCTTTGCTGTGCCGGATGTGGAGCGCTTCCCTGCGCTGAAGCTTGCCTATGAAGCGCTTGACGCAGGTGACAGCGCTTGCATTGTTTTCAATGGGGCAAATGAGGTTGCCGCGACTGCTTTCATGGAGGGACGTATCGGGTTCACTGATATATCTCGCCTGATTGATGAGGCGTTGACCCATCATACGCGCATCCCCATAATAAAAGATGAGCACACCATATGGGAAGTGCACAGGTGGGCGCTGCACTACGTAATGGAGCGTCTGAGGAGGTCTAGTGATTAG
- the rseP gene encoding RIP metalloprotease RseP, giving the protein MISIIYAVIALAVLIFAHELGHFIVARLANVKVLAFSLGFGRKLLKFTRGETEYAISAVPLGGYVKLLGESPDEEVPEEEIPRSYTHKPPLVKILIGFAGPFFNIVLACVIFFVIFLSGQSVLSTKVGSVEKGFPADIAGIKPGDVITSINGKPIEEWSELMDTMAKSNLAPMKFGVRRDGQSLEIVITPREMESTNIFGEKVTRKIIGIVASNTFLERKETLGGAASKAVVQTYVLSELTVVGIIKLIKGSISPKNIGGPLLILEAAGKQAKEGKRSFAYFIAIISINLAVVNLLPIPILDGGHIFFYLIEMVVRRRISQRAIEISQKVGITVLIMIMVLAFSNDLCRLFPNNYVCKSIYSKRLDSGG; this is encoded by the coding sequence GTGATTAGCATAATCTATGCCGTAATTGCTCTGGCTGTGCTCATATTCGCGCATGAGCTGGGCCATTTTATAGTTGCGCGGCTGGCCAATGTGAAGGTGCTGGCGTTCTCACTCGGTTTTGGAAGAAAGCTCCTGAAGTTCACGAGAGGCGAAACGGAATATGCGATTTCCGCAGTGCCACTCGGCGGCTACGTCAAGCTTCTCGGCGAATCGCCGGATGAAGAGGTGCCTGAAGAGGAAATCCCCAGATCGTACACGCACAAGCCGCCCCTGGTAAAGATTCTTATCGGTTTTGCCGGTCCCTTCTTCAACATCGTACTTGCCTGCGTTATTTTCTTTGTTATTTTTCTGTCCGGCCAGTCGGTCCTTTCCACGAAAGTCGGCAGCGTGGAAAAGGGATTTCCAGCCGATATCGCGGGTATCAAGCCAGGAGACGTGATAACGAGCATCAACGGGAAGCCGATCGAGGAATGGTCTGAGCTGATGGATACCATGGCAAAGAGCAACCTTGCGCCGATGAAGTTCGGGGTGAGAAGGGACGGCCAATCCTTAGAGATAGTGATAACCCCGAGAGAGATGGAATCGACAAACATATTCGGCGAGAAAGTTACGCGCAAGATCATCGGCATCGTCGCTTCAAACACCTTCCTTGAGAGAAAAGAGACGCTGGGCGGGGCTGCGTCGAAGGCTGTGGTGCAGACGTATGTACTCTCGGAACTCACCGTGGTGGGCATAATCAAACTGATCAAGGGGAGCATTTCGCCGAAAAATATCGGCGGCCCCCTTCTTATTCTTGAAGCCGCCGGGAAACAGGCAAAAGAGGGCAAGAGAAGCTTCGCCTATTTCATTGCTATCATCAGCATTAACCTCGCAGTAGTGAACCTGTTGCCAATCCCGATACTGGACGGGGGTCACATCTTCTTCTATCTAATCGAAATGGTTGTGCGCCGCAGGATTTCTCAGCGTGCTATCGAGATTTCTCAAAAGGTAGGGATCACAGTCCTTATCATGATCATGGTCCTTGCTTTTTCAAACGATCTCTGCCGTCTTTTCCCTAACAATTATGTTTGCAAGTCCATTTACTCCAAGAGGCTCGATAGTGGCGGATAG
- the tsf gene encoding translation elongation factor Ts — protein sequence MMEISAELVKKLREKTGVGLMDCKEALRSANGDMEKAVDYLREKGLAKLAKRAGRAATEGSISAYIHTGGKVGAMVEVNCESDFVAKTGEFQAFVKDVVMQITASNPLYVRREEVPAEVLEREKTIYRNQARESGKPEKILEKIAEGKLEKFYQEVCLMEQPFIKNPDITVKELLEELVTKLGEHILIRRFVRFQLGETVES from the coding sequence TTGATGGAAATATCTGCAGAATTAGTTAAGAAACTACGCGAAAAGACAGGTGTAGGGCTCATGGATTGCAAAGAAGCCCTCAGGTCCGCTAACGGCGACATGGAGAAAGCGGTTGACTATCTGCGCGAGAAGGGTCTGGCAAAGCTGGCGAAGCGCGCGGGACGGGCAGCCACCGAAGGTTCGATATCGGCTTACATCCACACAGGTGGTAAGGTAGGAGCCATGGTGGAAGTGAACTGCGAGAGTGACTTTGTTGCCAAGACCGGCGAGTTTCAGGCGTTTGTGAAGGATGTGGTGATGCAGATCACCGCTTCAAATCCGCTCTACGTGAGAAGAGAAGAGGTTCCGGCCGAGGTCCTTGAAAGAGAGAAGACCATTTACAGGAACCAGGCGCGGGAGTCGGGGAAACCAGAGAAGATCCTGGAAAAGATAGCTGAGGGAAAATTGGAAAAGTTCTACCAGGAAGTTTGCCTGATGGAGCAGCCCTTCATTAAGAACCCGGACATTACCGTGAAAGAATTACTCGAGGAGCTGGTGACAAAGCTCGGCGAACACATCCTGATCAGAAGGTTTGTCAGATTTCAACTTGGGGAAACCGTGGAAAGCTAA
- a CDS encoding radical SAM protein has product MSSLRFEIGPIRPPSEAYSLLVRFTRNCPWNKCEFCHLYKGKKFEKRSRTDIERDIDTVKKIQDEIIALSWKEGHGGKLSEGFVESLFARQTFNECFRSVVVWMYFGAKNVFIQDANSLVMKPDDLIAALLYLKKTFPTIDRITSYARSQTLAQLWSAEDLKRLKEAGLTRLHLGMETGSDFLLKYMRKGVTKEQHVTAGKRVKEAGIELSEYVVCGLGGRTWWREHALETADALNEIDPDYIRFRTLKVVKGMLLYKKLESGDFLLPSDEEIVKEIRLLVEHLDGITSSIKSDHILNLLEEIDGKLPEDKQKILDLIDRYFALSNEQRLVYRMGRRAGMYRSLDDLNDQVTYARLKKAIREIEEKEPGGVEKQLSLLLEHYI; this is encoded by the coding sequence ATGAGCAGTCTGAGGTTCGAGATCGGGCCCATAAGGCCGCCAAGCGAGGCCTACAGCCTTCTCGTTCGCTTCACACGGAACTGTCCCTGGAATAAATGCGAATTCTGCCACCTCTACAAGGGCAAAAAGTTCGAGAAAAGGTCTCGCACCGATATCGAGAGAGACATAGACACCGTCAAGAAAATCCAGGACGAAATCATTGCGCTTTCATGGAAAGAGGGCCACGGAGGGAAGCTTTCTGAAGGCTTCGTCGAGAGCCTCTTTGCCCGGCAGACCTTCAATGAGTGTTTCAGGAGTGTTGTCGTCTGGATGTATTTCGGCGCGAAGAACGTCTTCATCCAGGATGCAAACTCCCTGGTAATGAAGCCTGACGACCTGATTGCGGCGCTTCTCTATCTCAAGAAAACCTTCCCCACTATTGACAGGATTACTTCCTATGCCCGTTCCCAAACCCTGGCCCAGCTGTGGTCCGCTGAGGATCTGAAGCGTCTCAAAGAAGCGGGACTGACGCGCCTTCACCTGGGCATGGAGACCGGCTCAGACTTTTTACTCAAGTACATGCGCAAAGGGGTGACCAAGGAGCAGCACGTAACCGCCGGCAAAAGGGTTAAAGAAGCTGGGATAGAGCTCTCCGAATACGTTGTGTGTGGTCTCGGAGGCCGCACGTGGTGGCGGGAACATGCTCTCGAAACAGCAGATGCACTCAACGAGATCGATCCCGATTACATAAGGTTCAGGACACTCAAGGTAGTAAAAGGAATGCTGCTCTACAAGAAGCTGGAAAGCGGCGACTTCCTGCTTCCTTCCGACGAAGAGATAGTCAAAGAAATAAGGCTCCTCGTCGAACATCTCGACGGCATCACGAGCTCTATAAAGAGCGATCACATACTTAATCTCCTCGAGGAGATCGACGGGAAACTACCGGAAGATAAACAAAAAATCCTCGATCTCATCGACCGTTATTTTGCCCTCAGTAACGAGCAAAGGCTCGTGTACAGGATGGGCAGGAGAGCGGGTATGTATCGGAGCCTCGACGACCTCAACGACC
- the frr gene encoding ribosome recycling factor: MQNVSLGEFEEKLKKSVNALKKDLSRLRTGVASPSLLEDIRIIYYDQPTPLNQVASISSPDSRTIAIQPWDTSAIGEIEKAIQKSDLGVNPLNDGKIIRLIFPKLTEERRKELVKQGSKMVEATRVSIRNIRRDMNEKLKKMEKDKELAKDDSFKLQEDVQKMTDRYISLSESIYSEKEKEILQF; the protein is encoded by the coding sequence ATGCAAAACGTCTCTCTTGGAGAGTTCGAGGAGAAGCTGAAAAAATCGGTCAATGCTCTTAAGAAAGATTTGTCAAGACTGCGCACCGGTGTGGCGTCCCCCAGTCTTCTTGAGGACATAAGGATTATCTATTATGATCAGCCGACACCGCTTAACCAGGTGGCTTCAATTTCCTCACCTGACAGCCGCACCATCGCAATCCAGCCCTGGGATACCTCAGCTATCGGCGAGATAGAGAAAGCAATCCAAAAGTCTGATCTCGGAGTTAACCCTCTCAACGATGGTAAAATCATCCGGCTCATTTTTCCCAAGCTCACGGAGGAGAGAAGGAAGGAACTGGTGAAGCAGGGGAGCAAGATGGTGGAAGCTACGAGAGTATCCATCAGGAACATCAGAAGGGACATGAACGAGAAGCTGAAAAAAATGGAAAAAGATAAGGAGCTTGCCAAGGACGATAGTTTCAAGCTCCAGGAAGATGTACAAAAGATGACCGACCGGTACATAAGTCTCTCAGAGAGTATCTACTCAGAGAAAGAGAAAGAGATTCTTCAATTCTGA
- a CDS encoding phosphatidate cytidylyltransferase, translating to MRELTKRILSGLCIGPVVLLLFLFLPARWFLVFLFIVMCLATYELLSISGTRQKLLIGALAVLSIIPLYGSSPRAFIAWLLFSPLVFLVYRMIMSGEESEGVNEEIASRVAVIVVSQIFIVLPLFYFYLLREVNLYLPIILVLTIWASDTGAYFIGKTFGKKRLAPAISPKKTYAGLFGALFGGAVLTLACGRMLDMSIFESVAVGAVIGLLGQLGDIFESIAKRVYSVKDSSGLIPGHGGMLDRIDSFLFTTPFLYHYLVGLSK from the coding sequence ATGCGGGAGCTCACCAAGCGGATTCTGTCGGGGCTATGCATAGGTCCCGTTGTTCTCCTCCTTTTCCTTTTTCTGCCGGCGCGCTGGTTCCTGGTTTTCCTTTTCATCGTGATGTGCCTGGCGACCTATGAATTGCTTTCTATCTCGGGCACAAGACAGAAGCTGCTCATCGGCGCTCTTGCGGTTCTTTCGATCATCCCCTTATACGGGTCTTCGCCACGCGCATTCATTGCGTGGCTCCTCTTCTCGCCCCTTGTTTTCCTTGTGTACCGCATGATTATGTCAGGCGAGGAATCAGAAGGCGTCAACGAGGAGATCGCCTCCCGCGTAGCAGTAATAGTTGTTTCACAGATTTTTATTGTCCTCCCTCTTTTTTATTTCTACCTGCTCAGGGAGGTGAACCTCTATCTTCCCATCATCCTCGTTCTCACCATATGGGCGAGCGACACGGGCGCCTACTTCATCGGTAAGACTTTCGGAAAGAAGCGGCTCGCACCCGCGATCAGCCCGAAGAAGACATACGCGGGGTTGTTCGGGGCACTCTTCGGCGGGGCAGTGCTGACGCTTGCTTGCGGCAGGATGCTCGACATGTCCATTTTTGAATCGGTCGCGGTCGGCGCGGTGATCGGTCTTCTTGGCCAACTCGGCGATATATTCGAGTCTATCGCAAAGAGAGTGTACAGCGTGAAAGACTCCTCCGGCCTTATCCCGGGCCACGGGGGCATGCTCGACCGGATAGACAGTTTTCTTTTTACGACACCCTTTCTCTACCACTACTTGGTAGGTCTCTCGAAATGA
- a CDS encoding thioesterase family protein has protein sequence MYNLTMPCVQLLEQPVYEFRYEFQVQIGHLTHMGRVGHDALARITHEARVHLFDLLGVAENDFGDNRTGIIMGDLAVTTAGEASLFDRIRVESHVGEMGRSGFRLFHRFAKGDTLVALVETGLMTFDYNKRTMVPIPEAFRKNLREYLAARA, from the coding sequence TTGTACAACCTCACAATGCCATGTGTCCAACTCCTGGAGCAGCCTGTCTACGAGTTTCGTTATGAATTTCAGGTTCAGATAGGCCATCTCACTCACATGGGCCGCGTGGGCCACGATGCGCTGGCAAGGATTACTCACGAAGCGCGAGTCCACCTCTTTGACCTCCTGGGCGTGGCTGAGAACGATTTCGGTGATAACAGGACCGGCATCATCATGGGAGACCTCGCAGTTACCACCGCCGGGGAGGCATCTCTCTTTGACAGGATACGTGTAGAGAGCCATGTAGGAGAAATGGGACGATCCGGCTTCCGGCTCTTTCACCGCTTCGCAAAAGGTGATACCCTGGTCGCACTCGTCGAAACAGGCCTGATGACTTTTGACTACAATAAGCGCACCATGGTGCCTATACCGGAGGCCTTCAGGAAAAATCTAAGAGAGTATCTGGCGGCCAGGGCGTAG
- a CDS encoding Hsp20/alpha crystallin family protein, which produces MAAKKEVTPKVAPGTKLDVRREWEYPFGAFQWEMNKLFDDFFGGLQLSPWAPVEKRMSAVFTPHVDVSETDKEIKVSMELPGMDEKDVEVSLTRDTLTIKGEKKQETEDKGKDYYRMERSYGAFTRTIPLTVEVDTDKVQASFKKGVLDITLPKTARAIKETKKIPVKAK; this is translated from the coding sequence ATGGCAGCAAAAAAAGAAGTTACACCCAAAGTTGCACCGGGAACAAAGCTGGACGTCAGGCGTGAGTGGGAGTATCCCTTCGGTGCGTTCCAGTGGGAGATGAATAAACTGTTCGATGACTTCTTCGGAGGGTTACAGTTATCGCCATGGGCACCAGTGGAGAAAAGGATGTCCGCAGTGTTCACGCCGCATGTCGATGTCTCCGAAACTGACAAGGAGATCAAGGTTTCCATGGAGTTGCCCGGCATGGATGAAAAGGACGTAGAGGTGTCGCTTACCCGGGACACACTGACTATTAAAGGCGAAAAGAAACAGGAAACCGAGGATAAAGGAAAAGATTACTACCGGATGGAACGCTCCTATGGCGCCTTCACACGAACTATTCCTCTTACCGTCGAGGTGGATACCGATAAGGTGCAGGCCAGTTTTAAGAAAGGCGTTCTCGACATAACGCTTCCAAAAACCGCACGAGCAATCAAGGAGACCAAGAAGATACCGGTCAAGGCAAAATAA
- a CDS encoding isoprenyl transferase, translated as MDFNQERLPLHVAIIMDGNGRWARQRNLPRIQGHMAGIESVREAVTATREIGIPYLTLYAFSKENWSRPQDEVRGLLQLLELYLQKELPMMMEHQIRFCAIGDLRDLPKKLQSMLNDVMKQTAKHKALTLNIALSYSGREEILHAVRSLLEEMKTGRVKRVDEKVFARYLYTASMPDPDLLIRTSGEMRLSNFLLWQMAYTEIYVTETLWPDFRREAYEEALMEFTRRERRFGSLKED; from the coding sequence ATGGACTTCAATCAGGAGAGATTGCCCCTTCATGTTGCCATTATTATGGATGGTAACGGCAGGTGGGCAAGACAGAGAAATCTGCCCCGCATTCAGGGCCATATGGCCGGTATCGAATCGGTGCGGGAAGCGGTAACCGCAACGAGGGAGATCGGCATACCCTACCTGACCCTTTATGCCTTTTCAAAAGAGAATTGGTCGAGGCCTCAGGATGAGGTACGGGGCCTCCTGCAACTTCTGGAGCTCTATCTCCAGAAAGAGCTGCCCATGATGATGGAGCATCAGATCCGATTCTGCGCGATCGGTGATTTGCGTGATTTGCCGAAAAAGCTTCAGTCCATGCTGAACGATGTGATGAAACAGACGGCAAAACACAAGGCGCTGACGTTGAACATAGCCCTTTCTTACAGCGGAAGAGAGGAGATACTGCACGCCGTGAGATCACTGCTGGAAGAGATGAAAACAGGGCGCGTCAAGCGCGTCGATGAAAAAGTCTTTGCCCGGTACCTGTACACTGCCTCCATGCCTGATCCCGACCTCCTCATCCGCACCAGCGGCGAAATGAGACTCTCGAATTTCCTGCTCTGGCAAATGGCGTACACAGAGATCTACGTGACTGAAACCCTTTGGCCGGACTTCCGGAGAGAAGCCTACGAAGAGGCCTTGATGGAATTCACCAGAAGGGAACGCAGATTCGGAAGCCTGAAGGAAGATTGA
- a CDS encoding homocysteine biosynthesis protein — protein sequence MKTIEEINEKIKKGKAVVVTAEEMIGIAKEKGMKGAAKDVDVVTTGTFGPMCSSGMFLNLGHSKPRIKIGGGICLLNDVPCYTGLAAVDVYLGATALPEEDPRNKVYPGEFRYGGAHVIEEFVGGKNLRLIATSYGTDCYPRRKIETYINKETVNEAYLYNPRNCYQNYNVAVNGNDKVIHTYMGLLKPNFGNANYCSAGQLSPLLKDPMYRTIGIGTRIFLGGGIGYVSSHGTQHNPSVMRTPEGVVRAPAGTLAVTGDAKHMSPSFLKGASFTGYGVTLFVGIGIPIPVIDEEMAYFTSRSDSDLVTQIVDYGKDYPNRVPGSLGEVSYAQLKSGSLRLNGKEITASPISSYSKAVGIAMTLKEWMLAGRFMLTSPVQPLPGVDVGIKMNTLEEWIPEEV from the coding sequence GTGAAGACCATTGAAGAGATAAATGAGAAGATCAAGAAAGGCAAAGCGGTTGTTGTGACAGCAGAAGAAATGATAGGAATTGCCAAAGAGAAAGGAATGAAGGGCGCGGCGAAAGATGTGGACGTGGTTACAACAGGAACGTTCGGTCCCATGTGTTCCAGCGGCATGTTTCTGAACCTTGGCCATTCAAAGCCAAGAATAAAGATCGGAGGGGGCATCTGTCTTCTCAATGATGTGCCTTGCTACACGGGGCTTGCGGCGGTTGATGTGTATCTCGGCGCGACTGCGCTGCCCGAGGAGGACCCGAGAAACAAGGTCTATCCCGGCGAGTTCAGGTACGGAGGTGCGCACGTTATAGAAGAGTTTGTCGGTGGGAAGAATCTCAGGCTGATCGCAACCAGTTACGGCACTGACTGCTATCCGAGACGGAAAATAGAAACATATATCAACAAAGAAACAGTGAATGAGGCGTACCTCTACAATCCGCGGAACTGTTATCAGAACTACAACGTCGCGGTCAACGGCAACGACAAGGTGATCCATACATACATGGGTCTTTTGAAACCGAATTTCGGCAATGCGAACTACTGCAGCGCCGGACAGCTTTCTCCTCTCCTGAAAGATCCGATGTACCGCACGATCGGTATTGGTACCAGAATTTTTCTGGGGGGCGGTATAGGATACGTCTCCTCACATGGTACCCAACATAACCCGTCAGTGATGCGCACTCCCGAAGGTGTGGTCCGGGCGCCTGCGGGAACCCTTGCGGTCACAGGCGACGCGAAGCATATGAGCCCGTCCTTTCTGAAGGGCGCCAGTTTTACCGGGTATGGGGTCACGCTCTTCGTCGGTATAGGGATTCCCATTCCGGTTATCGATGAAGAAATGGCTTATTTTACTTCGAGGAGTGACTCTGATCTTGTGACACAGATAGTCGACTATGGAAAAGATTATCCTAACCGGGTTCCCGGGAGTCTCGGTGAGGTAAGTTATGCGCAATTGAAGTCAGGCAGCCTCAGACTCAACGGCAAAGAGATTACTGCTTCACCCATCTCCAGTTATTCGAAAGCGGTGGGAATTGCGATGACGTTGAAGGAGTGGATGCTCGCGGGTCGGTTCATGCTGACGTCCCCGGTCCAGCCTCTTCCTGGTGTGGATGTGGGCATCAAGATGAATACGCTGGAAGAATGGATACCAGAGGAGGTGTGA
- the pyrH gene encoding UMP kinase → MTPYNRILLKLSGEALMGDAGYGIDPRMMKHIALQVKDVKDLGVTVAIVVGGGNIYRGIRAEEQGMDRATGDYMGMIATVMNAVALQDCLETLGMDTRVQTAIQMAQVAEPYIRRRAIRHLEKGRVVIFAGGTGNPYFTTDTTAALRAMEIGAEVILKATRVDGVFDKDPERFSDAVFFPEITYLEVLNRNLRVMDATAISLCMENKLPIIVFNLKEQGNMKRVVEGERVGTVVRG, encoded by the coding sequence ATGACCCCTTACAACAGGATCCTTCTGAAACTGAGTGGCGAAGCTCTCATGGGTGATGCAGGGTACGGCATTGATCCCAGAATGATGAAGCATATTGCCTTGCAGGTGAAGGACGTCAAGGACCTGGGCGTGACCGTCGCTATCGTGGTGGGAGGCGGTAACATTTACAGGGGTATCAGGGCGGAAGAGCAGGGCATGGACCGCGCGACCGGCGATTACATGGGAATGATAGCCACGGTCATGAATGCGGTTGCCCTGCAGGATTGTCTCGAGACTCTGGGCATGGACACGAGGGTGCAGACTGCCATCCAGATGGCGCAGGTCGCAGAACCGTACATCCGGCGGAGGGCTATACGCCACCTCGAAAAAGGGAGAGTGGTCATATTCGCCGGAGGGACAGGGAACCCTTATTTCACCACAGACACAACTGCCGCGCTCCGGGCGATGGAAATAGGCGCTGAGGTTATTTTAAAGGCCACCCGCGTCGATGGCGTCTTCGATAAAGATCCCGAGCGTTTTTCCGACGCGGTATTCTTTCCGGAGATTACCTATCTGGAGGTGCTCAACCGCAACTTAAGGGTCATGGATGCAACGGCCATATCGCTCTGCATGGAAAACAAGCTGCCGATTATCGTCTTCAATTTGAAGGAGCAGGGAAATATGAAACGGGTAGTGGAAGGAGAACGCGTCGGCACGGTGGTGAGGGGGTAA
- the tsaB gene encoding tRNA (adenosine(37)-N6)-threonylcarbamoyltransferase complex dimerization subunit type 1 TsaB → MADRPLKGQTVTLAIDNSLGFLNLGVAADGKLLEERHATFEKPTSEILSVHVRNFLAGHDYVITDVGLIIVTLGPGSFTGIRVALAFAKGLASGLGAGLVGVSTLDVLAYPFRYLKEGYVCPLIDAKKGEVFLALYRVSQGRFERCTEYQSLRPAVIVDMIRTPCVLFGSGLRLCEEKLAPVKGLTLINDDFQRVRAEALLQLGLEVYASGIRNEIAPIYGRRSEAEIKFNVTVG, encoded by the coding sequence GTGGCGGATAGGCCATTAAAGGGACAGACTGTAACCCTCGCAATCGATAACTCGCTTGGCTTCTTAAATCTTGGAGTGGCTGCCGATGGGAAACTGCTGGAAGAGAGACACGCCACGTTCGAGAAGCCGACATCCGAAATCCTGTCGGTGCACGTCAGGAACTTCCTCGCCGGTCACGACTATGTCATTACGGACGTCGGGCTTATCATAGTCACGCTGGGACCTGGATCGTTCACGGGGATCCGGGTGGCTCTGGCTTTTGCAAAGGGTCTTGCGTCGGGGCTCGGCGCGGGCCTCGTGGGCGTATCCACTCTGGATGTCCTCGCTTATCCCTTCAGGTACTTGAAAGAAGGATATGTCTGTCCCTTGATCGATGCAAAGAAAGGTGAAGTCTTCCTGGCACTCTATCGTGTGTCACAAGGCCGGTTCGAGAGGTGCACAGAGTATCAATCGCTTCGACCTGCAGTGATTGTCGATATGATAAGAACGCCGTGCGTCCTGTTCGGCTCAGGTTTAAGGCTCTGCGAGGAGAAGCTTGCACCTGTCAAGGGTCTCACTCTTATCAATGATGATTTCCAGAGAGTGAGAGCGGAGGCTCTGCTGCAGCTCGGTCTGGAAGTGTACGCTTCAGGTATCCGGAATGAGATCGCACCCATTTATGGCAGAAGGTCCGAGGCAGAGATAAAGTTCAACGTCACCGTGGGGTGA
- the rpsB gene encoding 30S ribosomal protein S2, translated as MSNLTIKQLLEAGVHFGHQTKRWNPKMKPYIFGARNGIYIIDLQRTLKMFKEAYNFVKEVASRNEYVLFVGTKKQAQEGIVEEAKRCSAFYVNVRWLGGTLTNYQTIEKSIDRLRKYEELKGSDIFKVLPKKEAISVDKEIEKLEKNLGGIKGMDRLPGALYIVDPKKEYIAVNEAKKLGIPTVGIVDTNCDPDDIDYIIPGNDDAIRAIKLITSKIADAVLEGRALYVEEFEAKEEEKEGPKPFIDESVLEEKYDEDETDGADEV; from the coding sequence ATGTCTAATCTCACCATTAAGCAGTTGCTCGAAGCCGGTGTCCATTTCGGGCACCAGACAAAACGCTGGAATCCGAAAATGAAGCCTTACATTTTCGGGGCCAGAAACGGCATTTACATTATTGACCTGCAGAGGACGTTGAAGATGTTCAAAGAGGCGTATAACTTCGTAAAAGAGGTTGCCTCCCGAAATGAGTATGTACTTTTTGTGGGGACGAAAAAGCAGGCCCAGGAGGGAATCGTCGAGGAGGCCAAAAGGTGCAGCGCATTCTACGTGAATGTGCGCTGGTTGGGCGGCACCCTGACAAACTACCAGACGATCGAAAAGAGCATCGACAGGCTTCGCAAGTACGAGGAACTGAAAGGGAGTGACATCTTCAAAGTGCTGCCAAAAAAGGAAGCTATTAGCGTAGACAAGGAGATAGAGAAGCTGGAAAAGAATCTCGGGGGCATAAAGGGTATGGATCGCCTGCCCGGCGCCCTCTATATTGTTGATCCGAAAAAAGAGTACATTGCGGTAAACGAGGCTAAGAAACTGGGCATACCAACAGTGGGTATCGTTGATACCAACTGTGATCCCGACGATATAGACTACATTATTCCCGGGAACGACGATGCCATCAGGGCGATCAAGCTGATCACCAGCAAGATCGCCGATGCGGTTCTCGAAGGTCGCGCTCTGTACGTTGAGGAGTTTGAAGCCAAGGAAGAAGAGAAGGAGGGCCCAAAGCCTTTCATTGACGAGAGCGTGCTCGAAGAGAAATACGACGAAGATGAGACTGATGGGGCTGATGAAGTATAG